The DNA window GTCATTCGAGTTTTGCAGTTAACTGCTTAGTATAGTTCCATGTATCAATACATTTAAGCACCAAATTATTGACATTTTTTTAATGATAATCATTTGATGACATCTGCTTAAATTTGCATGTACATAGTTAAACACGAGTGAAATCTCCATGTGTGATTGTGGATTACTCCTTACTTCAACCAGGACATTTATATGTACAGAAATTAGAAACCTTTGAAAAGCAGAATGAATTATCTTGGTATTTAGCATAGCTGAGTTTTTAATTGATACTCGTCTTTATTGTTGAACCCATTGTGTGTGATGCTGAGTGTGTATGGATGATCCTTTCTTCTTTGAAAGATTTAAGGCAGCAGTGCTCTTTATTCTCCAATCATTAGGTGGGAGTTCTCTGTGGATCTTATTTATGAGAAAGACGTGTAATCAGGGGCAGGGCAGTGGTGCTTCAAGATTTTTTTTATATGTTTCATGAGTTAGTCACACCAATTTTGGTCTTTGCAGTCActattaaatgtgtccacctagATGTTAGGCACCACCATCCTGCTTACTGCTTAATTGCCACATACTCTACCCAGAGTGTCTGCCTAATCCTAGCTAGTCTCTAGGCACTCCCCTGTTTTCTGTCTAGTGACTAAAGCTTTTTGGAACACTTAACCGGACATGTGCGTATCTGATATTTCTCACTTTCATGGATCATGGTCCATTGATGTTATTATGGCGTTAACTGTTCTACTCTGCTCGTGAATTAGGATGATGATGAATTGACAAACTGCCATAATGAATAAGCTAGCTTGGAATATGTCTGGTCATTTTGAATGATTCGTTCCACTGTTTGTGATTGTTGAACCTTAACACTAAATGTGTCTGTCAGTCAAGATTATGTTACAACAATGGCACGGTTGACCAATGAGTTGGCCATGGGTTTCTTTCAGCCCAGCTAGAAATTATGTGCTAAGTGAATACCTTTTTCTTAAGGCAGTTCAGAGGCACATTCATTGCTAGGTCTAAATTGATTAGAAAGAAGGGTACAGAAACCGAGGAGATGGGTAGTTGTCACCATGAATTATCAGATTATTAACCAATGTTTTTGTCCCTGGTCCTGATGATGTGCTCCTCTAACATTTAGTGTATTATATTCGGATTTAGTGGTCTGGTCAAGATTTGCTTTCCAGCAGTAACTCAGGGGTACTCAAGCGTCTGATAACTGCCCAGGTTCTGTGTTTACAACGAGATGTTTTGGAGGGGATAAGCAGACTAAACACTTGATTTTATAGGATGCTTCCTGCAACATCATGGTCTTCTACGTTCATATCATCCATTGGTTGCATTGATTTTTTGTATTTTTAAATAGTGTGGGCTGCTTCTTTTGAGACATAATTAGAGGCTAGACTTAGATGGTGCAAAATCAGAACTTGCTGCAGGGTAAGCTGTTCTGTTGCATGCAGTTTGATGAGATACGTATAGGTTGATAGCGAGTGTTCTAGTTTCATTTGTATGTCTAAGGTTGGGATGGTCTTATGTCCAAGAAATGTGATTATATGAGATGGAGATTGAATGAAACTCGGCTGGCGCCAAATGTCCAAAATGATTGAATGAAACTCGGCTGGTGCCAAAAGTCCCAAATGGATGATTAAATATTTGCTATAGGTTGTGCAAGGCCACAACCCTTGAACATATGAATGCATGGCTTTATTTATGGAGAGCAACTGTTGAGCCAACGTTTTATGTTCTCTGAAAGATGTAGTTTGATAGCGTTGAACTTCTGCACTGTAGGTGATTGGTATGCTGTTCATCAGTGGTGTTTGGTTACTGCATCCTGTTTGACCTTGCTATTAATTATTGGGCATAGTTTTAATTGTTACTTTATTAGACATACGATGAAGATTTTTTTAAAGGTGGTAACTGTtacctttttttttgtttgcatGGTTGGGGCAGGCTCCTTCATACTTAAAAAGCATATGTAAAGGTGCTGTGATGCAAGAGCAGGCAGCCTAGTCCATGTGAGATGAAAGTTTTAGTCCAGTTAGGATACAACTAGAGTTCCAGGAGGATCAAAAGACAAAGGCCCAATGGGGTGTTCAGTCTTATCCCATGGTGATGTCTCTAGGAGGAGAGACAACCACACAATTTACGCAAGTGGGCTGCCACCCACAGAAATTTGGCTCAAGGGAACATGGAAATTGGGTTATCAGTTTTCTTAGCATGACTAGGTTCATTTGAGTCATTTTTGAATACTCAAGTAGTATGACAGACCATCCGGTTCCTACTTCCTACAGGCCAGAAGCACTTGACCTATCAACAGGCTCCAAGCTGATGGAAACTTAGCATAACTAGTTCAACACATGGGCCAGCGCCATCCCATTTGTGAAGTTTAAAATTTTCATATCTATGGTTTTAAGATACAAGATTCGATTGTTTTTGCGTTGGACTTGGTCTATTGCCGTTTGAATTTGCTTGTTTCAAGTTTACGACTTGTACCCTGGAAGCTGTTGGCTTGGAATTGAGTTCATTTGGTCTGGATGGCACTGGGTGCCTGAAATCTTTTACTTTTACCATGGGTTGTGCCTTTTGGGTGGTTGTCTGCATCACACTGCTTGGTTTCTGTTTTAGTGACAAAACATTTCAACTATCCATATCTTATCTTACTTCATTTTTTTTTCCTGGTAGTAATATCATCATACATACATTCATACTGGCATCGTTTGTTGATAAAGTGAAAACGCTGGATCTGACGATTTTGTTGGGGTTATTATGTATGCAGGGAGGAGCTGATACTGAATGGAGCCCAGGAAGGTGGCGGCCAATTTTCATTGCCATCCAGCGCACCTGTTGGAGGCGGAGGAGGCTTATTTTGCTCGGCAAGTCCCGATGTACAGTCCTCCGTGTGGTCTTTCAACGAAAAAGAGACAGCATAGCAGGGACGAACCTAGTTGTAGaaggaaatggaggatgtatgAGCCAGGActtccttgcctcctttgagtgTTGCAGGGGGGTTACTTAGCGAGGAGATAAGGCTCCCTGTGTTCCTTGACGCGAAAAAAGATATGGGGTCATTTTGTTTAGTAGCACTCTCATCACCTGACCTGTTAACACGCGGCACCTGATGCATTGCCTCATGTGAAACTTACTTTCACCTGATGTGTTGGCGCTTCTCGTCGTATGAACTCTAGATTCAATGAAAAATGGGCGTGGGGACTTGTCCTGCACAGGTGGAGTTTTGGGTCGCCGCTAACACTGACACAGCTCCCTTTGGCAATGCGCAATGGCGTGTGCCTATATTGAGtattgactgatttgtttgaAGGTGGTTGTTCGGCTGTACTTAGGTATATAATATGTAGGTCGTCTTGTGCAAGTGGTAGTGGATAGCATAACCATGAAGGGCTTGCTCTTATACATACACCCTTGAGGATTGGGTGGGGATTCCAATCCGAACAAACCTGTATGTAGGTGGAAGAAATTTGGTACACAATGCATGGGAGAAGACAAGAGGTGCTGGCATTAATGCTTATTAGTATCCAAGTAGTAGTATTTAGGAATCATCTTGTATTGGTGATGCTGGGATCGGCATATGTTAGCCCCTTTTTTATTTTTCTGAGAGCAAGGCAAGGCAGAATGATGTGATCTGCTGGGTGCAGCGGCCATGGAAGTAGTTTGGTTCAGCGGTCTGTGCTGTACTGGCCAGTGTGGCCACTGCCCATTTGGTTCAGCGCctcgttcgtttgaacttatcagcataTGTAcaatttttctctcgtaacaaaacAGTGTCAGTCAGCTGATCAGTTGCAGAAACCCACCCGAGACGGCGTCAACCACCGCGTCTCGACGCGCCTTAATCACTGGCAAGTGTGCCCCGCCAGCCTCGCGCAAGACTCTGACTCGTTCGTCTTCCTCTCACCTTCTTCGTCTCCGCCTCTCCCTCGCCGCAAGGAGCAGATCAGCAGTCAGCACAAACGAATCCGTCCCCCCTCCTCCGGCTGCTTCCTCCCGCCCACTCCTGTCTCTGCCGGGACCCCATTGCAGCCTCACCCGCTtccctttctctctttctttcgacCCACCTACCCCGCGTGCCACAATTCTTCCGCTTCCGGTCCGGATCATTTTAGTTTAGGGAAgaaaggggagggagggagggagggacggACGGACAGGTCAAAAGAAATTCCCCCCTTCTTTGGTTCCCCGGAGAAGAGAGAATGTGCCCGCTGCGGGTCATCCTCATCTTCCTCTccgccaccgtcgccggcttcttCCTCGTCCGGGGGCGCAACGCCGACCCCACCGACCAGTTCGACGCGGACGCGGACGGCAAGGCCTCCCCCAGGGCACCCGTGCCCCTCCATTCCAAGGTAACGCGTGTCACCCGCCTGCTTGTCTGCCTGTCTCCTCCACCCCCGCTATTCTTAGCTTTTCTTCTTCCCTGCTGCGCCACCACTCACAAATTCCTGCTTGGGCCATAATCTAGATGAATTTCAGGCTTATTTCAACCACTCCTCTAGATGAATTTCAGGGTTATTTGAACCACTCAGTTAGCACTGATATGCTAATGATATACAATATGCGAGGCCGGCAATTTCTTTTTCTTGCATAAAAGTTCGTACCTTGTTAGCAGTTAGCACGGTTGCATTTGCCCACCTTTAAAAAAATAACACAATCCTACTATACTACGGGACATGTATAATAGCTTACACTGACAAGAGAAATTGCAAACtgggggaggaggggaggggggtGTACCACTTGATTGAGCAGGGCTTGGTTGCCTTGAAACTCACTAGAGCTCCAAAACATCTGCCATCTTGTTACCGTTCATAAAGTACCTTATTAGCACAGATACATTTGGTCAACTTTTTTGTTCAAAAGAAGTAAAGATGACAGTTTCTCAACTTAAAACAAGCAAACAAACAAATAATGGTACAGTTATCACAAATTCAGGGAGAAAAACGGTATGCCACTTGATTTAGCACGCTTGGTAGCCTTGAAACCGACTAGAGCTTCAAACATTTGGCATCTTGCCCAACGCTCCGACTGTTCTTTCGAACTCATACGATCTTCAAACATTTGGCATCCGGTCCTCTGCCCCGTCAAAAATATCATGCTATAAACTTTCTGGATCTTGCATCTCATTTTGTTTACAAAATTAACTGCATAGAAACATGAGCTGACTGGACTTAAGTGCTTAAACAGCCACATCGTGCACATGAAAAAACATATGTAGTTAAGCAACATATAACAGTGAACCCCTGCACGATCGATGATCAAACTAATTCTTGGTTCAAATTTTAGACCATCAGCTCTTTGTTTCCCTTGTGTGCACATCTGAAAGATACAATATTGTGCCTTTAGTAACAATTGGTTCAGAATCTTAAAGACTGCTTTCTGCATGAATCTATAGGTTGGATCAGCAGTGAAAACCGGATTTTGGACTATGGTGGACATGGCAAGTGGGCAGTACCTCTGGCGCACCTTTGTTGCACAACCGGAAAAATCTGAATCTGATAAGGCCCGGTGACGAATGTTCATAATTTATTTTGTATTTTGTTGATTGAGTGCCAACAGAGGCGGCGAAGATTGGCACAATCCTGTTGTCCTTACATGTGGGTGCTAATGTATACTACGGTGGCAAATGTAACATAGATGGGGATTGATGATTATATATGCTAAAGTAACTGTGCAGAAGTGTTGGTGTTTCAGCCTTGTGTACTGTGGTAACTGTAAGTGGGTGTCAATGCTGGGAGTAGGGAATTTGGACATGACATTGTTGCTAAAGTTTGCACGATTTTAATTTTCATCTTAAGCCATTCCCATGCTTGTGCTTAAATGAGACCCTGAGCATGTAAATCTGAAAACTTCATCGGCTGTGTTTGCTTGTGCTGGCTGATATTGTTGGACTGCAAGtctgcaactttcttttgttcaaGTCATAATCTGTTGGCGGTTTCTTACTTTCAACAAGCGTTCAGCTTTCTTACCATTCTGGCGATCTTCCTGTTGGGCTTCTGGTATTTTTGATGCTGCTTGAAAAGGAGTAAGCAGGCTCGTCATGATGGCATGTTAACGGAGAGTTGCACCAATACATTGCTTTGGTACTCTCAGATGTTTTCTTGATGACAAGACATGGAATTAGCCTGATTGCCTGAAGATGGTATTCAACATTCAGTAGCATCTCTGTTAACCCTTGATAGAGGAAAGATTTTCTCAGTATACTAACCTGGACAAAATCACAAACAAAAGCTACACTGTAGTAATTAACCTGGATATAATCAGAACTATCACGGTTTGAGGCAACTTGTACAATGAAATGAAGCAACTTTGCACATTATGTTTcaccttgtttagttgggtgaatttggattttggggctactgtagcacgttcgtatttatttggcaaatagtgtttaaacatggactaattatactcaaaacgttcgtctcgcaatttcccaccaaactgtgcaattagtttttattttcgtctacctttaatgcttcatgcatgggccgcaaacattcgatgtgacaggtactgtagcaactttttggactttgaggtccaactaaacaagacgTTTCTCTCTGAAGACTCATGATCATGCATCCAAAGTCCCATGTTTAATAATAGTATATGTTTACAAATACCTGCATAAATATTAAATAGCGCAAGTAATAATGAAGGGGGCTGAAGAAAACTGTAAGCTACAGCAGCAACACAGGATGCAGACGCAGAGCAGAATAACGGAAGTAAAAATGAAATGTTTGGCACAACAGACCGAGTTGGACTTGAGTTGGGTTCAACAGAACAGAACAGACTGAAGCAGCAGTTCTGCAACCACCGCTACTGAAGCCTGCTACATTCATTCCCTTTGAAATAACATGAGTAGAAGAAAATTGTAATTGTCAGCGATTGTCTTTCCTGGTGAACCCCCCACTGCGACTCCACTCCACGCCATCTTGATGGGATCCAATATAGATTTTTGAGTCTTTCCTGGTGATCTCCCAGTGGACCAGCTCCAACTTCTGAAGATTGTGTTGCGCTAACATGCTCTCTACTCAATGATAATTTGGTTTCAATCAGCCTGTTCTCTTAGCATTCAAGATACGTATGTATCAAGCTAGTGAGCGGATATATTCTTTGGTTGCATCATAAACCTATTAGAAAATTCCTTTGCTGGTCTGTTACGGATGCGGTAAATGGGCCATTTAACGaaacgtttttttttttgaaacgaaaaTGGGCCATTAACATTTGGCAGATCCAACGTCTCATGCACATACTGGGAGTCTGGGACACATTGTGGTTGATTAGGTCTCTATTCCTCTGTTTTAGGGCTCTTGTCAGTATAGCCTGTCTGACTCTGACAATACATAGCTCTGAAGTCTGAAACTAGAGTCTtgtctgttcgggaggccgtatcgtatcgtggattatttactgctggctggtttggtgtgagagaaaaacactgttcccggctggaaatttacgatcgtttacgagcaagcgaacaggctattgGGATGGGGGGTAGATGCAAAGGTTTTCAGTTAGTTTCACCGTCACATACAATCTCTGAAAACTCCAGTTTCACCTTTTGCTAGATTTTAGTACAAAGTTCAACACAAGAAGGCCGTGCAAGTAGTAGTAACTAAGaattgtatttgataattatctGCTCATAGAAAATTTTCAACTGCACTTGGTGCCTCATGTTTGCCAGCTGTCAGATGCTGTCAATCGGTTTGATTTCTTTGCCTGTTGCCGACAGATACAACAGCTGTGCAGATAAGCGAGCAAAGCcatagaaaaaggaaaaacgaTGAACAACTAAATTTGTATGCTGAAAGCAGGAAAGATTTATCTATATCATCACTTTTGTCTCTTATTTATGGAGACACATGATACATCGCATCAGCAGACAACAGTAAAAGCGCAAATGTTGAAAATCACGAACCTGCACGCCAACAGTTAATGGTGGATTGGATATCATTGAGCTCGACAAATTCAGTAGGGCGCTGCGGCTGCGTTGGCTGTGGTATTCCTGAGACGACAGAGGAAGACCGTGGAGGGGGATGCAACTACCACTAGATGATGAGGACAGAGCGCTATTCAATGCCGCAACAAGACTTGATTTAGGAAATGGCAAGAGGGCTTCATTCTGGTGCTCCCGCTGGTTACAAGGAGACGCACCTGCAACTCTTTTCCCAGCCCTGTTCCAGCACAGTAAAAGGAAAAATAGAACAGTCAAGGATGCATTGACAGACAGCAAATGGGTGAGGGATGTGGATCACAACATGAGCGCGCAGATCATTGGAGAATTCGTGGACTTATGGGTGCGCATACAAGACACGCAGCTGCTCCGAGCACAGGAAGATAGAATAACTTGCTTCATACATCTGATGGTCAGTATACAGCAAAGTCCGCATATAAATTGCAATTCCTGGGAATGACTACTTCCATGACGGCTGAGGTCACCTGGAGAACGAAGGCGCCACCAAAATGTCGTTTCTTCACTTGGCTGATGCTCCAAAACAGAATATGGACGGCTGCACGTCTGCAACTGCGGGGTTGGCCTAATGAATATTTCTGTCAACTGTGCGTAAGGAACCTAGAGACAGTCTCACACTTGTTCCAGGAACGCTGGTTCTCTAGAATGGTTTGGGTCAAGGTTGGTACATGGATTGCGGCAGCAGCCTTGAGGCCGGATAATTGGGGTCGGACGGACGACTTGGGCCAATGGTTCATCGACATGTGCAACAGTGCCAGGATGCCAGAAGACATGGAGTAAGATCAATGGTCATGCTAACCATTTGGGAAATCTGGAAAGAGAGAAATCACCGTGTTTTCAGCAAGGTGAACAGGACACCTGCTCAAGTCTTCAGTGCAATACAGGATGAGGTAAGAGTCTGGATCCGCGCCGGGAACAAGGGCCTCGAAATGATTCTACAAACGCCGGTGCAGCCGTCACAGATTGCGCCAAATGGGCTGCTAGTATAGATGATGATCTTATTAGTTGTTATAAACATCATGTAAATCAAGCTCTTGTACCGTAGGGGTGGCATGGTTTTCACTTAATTGTGAAACCGTGCAAAAAGGGGCGCGGCTTGCGCCACGGAAACCTCGTAAATTGCTTCCTTCTTATCAATGAAAGCCAGCAACGgatctttccaaaaaaaaaaaaattcacgaGCCCACACAGTTTATCCCATAATTATGCACAACTTGGCATAGCGGTGATTAGTTAGCTAGAACTAATCGGATTGGATCGACTCTTGACCCACTTGGGAAGTCATTCCGGTGGTTGATTAGGAATGTGAAAAACGAGCTAGTGGATCTAAGACGGATTCTTTGTTTGATTAGGAATGTGAAAAACGAGCTAGTGGATCTATCCTTAGTCCCATTTGATGGAGACGAGTTCTTTTTTAGTGCAAGTTGTTAGCAAACCTCACTCTGGGGATCCGTTGGCGGCACCAAGGCCCAAGAGGAAGAGAGTCAGCAACGTCAAATTGGCTGGGCCGGAATGGGCTTGCACATCTTGCAACGAGAAGCCCGAGTCGGCCTAAAGACCACTCCGTCGGCCCACTGGCTTGAGGCTGAGAAGAGTGAAGCGAAGCTGGTATATCTGTGCcgcagggagagggagagggcatgAAAGGAATTCTGTATTTTCTTCCCTGTAGCGAACAAGTTCTTCTATCAATACATATCGTAGGTTCTGTAATCTCCTTCCTGAGTCCGGCCGCCTGCTACCGGCGACACTgacattggtatcagagccgtcgACCTCCGACCACCGCGCGTGCTGGA is part of the Miscanthus floridulus cultivar M001 chromosome 9, ASM1932011v1, whole genome shotgun sequence genome and encodes:
- the LOC136481300 gene encoding uncharacterized protein, giving the protein MCPLRVILIFLSATVAGFFLVRGRNADPTDQFDADADGKASPRAPVPLHSKVGSAVKTGFWTMVDMASGQYLWRTFVAQPEKSESDKAR